In Thermococcus celericrescens, the sequence TGTAGGTGCTTAAAACAGCGTCCGGGGGCGCGGAAAACTTGAGGGGTATTCCGGAAGAGGGCGCTAACTGGGAATTTGCAGGGGATCAATATTCAACGGGGGACATAAAGAGCGAGAAAAGAAAGGCCCGGGGGTCACATCTTCTTAACTACCATTATGCTCCTGGCGGGCCGGGTTATCTCGACGTCGAAGCCCTCTTCCAGGATAACGTCCCTAATCTCCCCCGCGGAGGGGAAGCCAATGAAGTCCTTGTTGAGGCTCTCGAAGAACTCGAGGGCCTGAATGTGGGCAAAGGCGTCCCTGAACGGCTCAAGCACCACCATCTTCCCACCGGACTTGAGCGTCTCAAGGGCACCCCTGAGAACCCTCTCCCTGTCCTTGGCATACTCAAGGACGAAACTCATGAGGACCACGTCGTACTCGTTAACCGGACGGATGAGCTTCGCGTCCATCTCCTTCAGCTCAACGGGCAGGTTTTTCATCTCCACCCTGGCCCTCGCTATCTCCAGAAGCGCCGGAGAGTAGTCGATTCCTAGATAGAAGCCATTGTAGCCTATCATCTCGGCGAACTGGACAGGAGACACCGAGCCGCAACCGATGTCGAGTACGTGCATACCCGGCCTTAGGCCCGCGGCCTGGGCCATGGCGTTGCGGTACACCGCGGAGAAACGGGTGCTCATGCGCATGTCCCAGAAGTCGGCGTCCTTATCGAAGTCCATGAGAACGTGCGGATGGACGGGGGTTATGAACGCGTAGTCAACCATGCGGTATATCTCCTCCAGAACGGGCACCCAGTCATGAATCAGGAGGTCGTACCTCTCCCCTGGGACATGCACGGTGTACGTAAAGCCGTTGAGGTGAAGCCTGCCGTCCTTCTCGGCCACTATTCCCAGGCGCTCCAGCGTGTCGATAAAGTCCAGAAGAAGGCGCCTGTTGGGCAGGCCCACACGGTCAACCAGCTCCTGCACCGTTGGGGCCCTGGAGAGCAGAGGAAATATGCCGTGCTTTGTTCCGAGTCCAATTATCTGGAGCACGGAAAACTTGACCATCTGCTCGATGTTGGCATCGACGATATCGGCGGGATTCATGGCACCACACCTCACATGAACCTCCGGTAGTAGCGGTAGTACTCCTTAAGATAATCCACGACCTTTTTACCGTAGTCCGTCAGACGGTAGTACTTGAAGCCATTGTTTGAGACTTCCTCCACAAGACCCAGGTAAACAAGGGAACTCTCTCCGTTGTACCTGTTGCCCAAACCAACCAGTGCTCCCCTAACGTTGGATGGATCAGAACTGACGACCCTGGCGATCT encodes:
- a CDS encoding class I SAM-dependent methyltransferase, whose protein sequence is MNPADIVDANIEQMVKFSVLQIIGLGTKHGIFPLLSRAPTVQELVDRVGLPNRRLLLDFIDTLERLGIVAEKDGRLHLNGFTYTVHVPGERYDLLIHDWVPVLEEIYRMVDYAFITPVHPHVLMDFDKDADFWDMRMSTRFSAVYRNAMAQAAGLRPGMHVLDIGCGSVSPVQFAEMIGYNGFYLGIDYSPALLEIARARVEMKNLPVELKEMDAKLIRPVNEYDVVLMSFVLEYAKDRERVLRGALETLKSGGKMVVLEPFRDAFAHIQALEFFESLNKDFIGFPSAGEIRDVILEEGFDVEITRPARSIMVVKKM
- a CDS encoding helix-turn-helix domain-containing protein, giving the protein MDTVIVDPQVLRSLHRSELRKKILMYLSEIYPSATYLSEIARVVSSDPSNVRGALVGLGNRYNGESSLVYLGLVEEVSNNGFKYYRLTDYGKKVVDYLKEYYRYYRRFM